A genomic window from Silene latifolia isolate original U9 population chromosome Y, ASM4854445v1, whole genome shotgun sequence includes:
- the LOC141630906 gene encoding uncharacterized protein LOC141630906, translated as MPDGSEKPEKIDPSSPFFVSQTDKPGNFMTTARLTLANFDDWSYSVRTALNARRKYGFLNGTYTEPIPPCTADDWETIHSLLVSWLMNVITPEVKSLLPNYENAKLLWDDLHNRFRVIDGSRIQQLQSSLRDCRQLESMSVAVYYGKLCQLWDELDKYVPIISCRCNKCECNVGKQHVEQRESERLHQFLMGLLPALYGTLRSVLLSQTPLPTLQRAFNLISQEERVRIGDAVPEPAPAVSNFAIRTDARPAQPRLSALLPRTE; from the coding sequence ATGCCGGACGGCAGCGAGAAGCCCGAGAAGATTGATCCGTCTTCTCCTTTCTTTGTCAGTCAGACCGACAAACCTGGCAACTTCATGACAACCGCCAGATTGACCCTTGCCAATTTTGACGATTGGTCCTACTCTGTTCGCACCGCCCTCAATGCACGTCGTAAGTACGGTTTTCTTAATGGTACGTATACTGAACCCATTCCTCCGTGTACTGCAGATGATTGGGAGACTATTCATTCTCTTCTTGTTTCATGGCTTATGAATGTTATCACCCCTGAAGTAAAGTCCTTGCTACCCAATTATGAAAATGCTAAATTGTTATGGGATGATCTCCATAATCGGTTTCGTGTCATTGATGGGTCTCGTATTCAGCAATTGCAGTCCTCTCTTCGTGACTGTCGTCAGTTGGAGTCTATGTCTGTTGCCGTGTATTACGGAAAATTGTGTCAATTATGGGATGAACTTGATAAGTACGTTCCTATTATTTCCTGTCGTTGCAACAAGTGTGAATGTAATGTTGGTAAACAACACGTTGAACAGCGTGAGTCGGAACGGTTGCATCAGTTTTTGATGGGATTACTACCCGCCTTGTATGGTACGTTGCGATCTGTTTTGTTGTCTCAAACGCCATTGCCGACTCTGCAAAGGGCGTTTAATTTAATTTCCCAGGAGGAACGGGTGCGTATTGGTGATGCTGTTCCTGAACCCGCTCCTGCTGTTTCGAATTTTGCAATTAGAACTGATGCTCGTCCTGCTCAGCCGCGTCTCTCTGCGCTTCTTCCTCGTACTGAATGA